In the genome of uncultured Sphaerochaeta sp., the window AGAAGCGCTATCTCAAGCCCGATGGCTCCTATGTGTGGGTTGATATGGTGGTTGCTCCTCTTGCCCTTGCCAATGGCCATGATTACAACCATATCTGCCTGGTGCAGGATATCACCCAACGCAAGGGGTTTGAACAATCGCTGAAGGAGAGTGAGCGAAGCAAGTCAGTGCTGCTTTCCCATCTTCCGGGCATGGCCTATCGTTGCAAGCATGACCGCCAGTGGACCATGCTCTTCGTTTCGGAAGGGTGCAGGGACCTTACCGGCTATGAACCGGAAAGCTTGGTGTCCAACCGTGACCTCTCGTTCAACGACCTGATAGTCGATTCTTATCAGGAGGTGATCAACAGGGAGTGGGAACGGACGTTGGCCCTGCATGTGCCGTTTCGCTACGAGTACGAGATCATCACCAGTTCCGGAGAACGCAAATGGGTCTGGGAGATGGGGCAGGGCGTTTACGATGAGCATGATCAGGTCCAGGCGTTGGAGGGTATCATCCTCGATATTTCCGATCGCAAGCGCATCGAGCATGAGCTGACGTTCATCAACGAGCACGATGGATGGACCGGCCTGTACAACCGGACCCATCTGGAGGCTCAGCTGCGTGCCGATACAGAACGGAATGTGAGCCTGAAGCGGAGTCTGGTCACCATCAACATCAGTGCCCTGCACTCCTCAAGTCTCACCTATGGCCATCAGTATGCACAGGAGATCCTGAAACGGGTGGCCCAAAGCTTGGAGACCCTGTGCCGGGAGGGCAGCACCCTGTGCAAGACACACGAGTATCGCTTCACCTTCTATGTGAAGTGCCTTGGCAACAAGGATAGCATCAGATTGTTCTGCCAGGAAATCTCGAGTCTTCTCGAAACACTGCTGGCGGTGGAGGGCATCGGTTGGGGCATCGGGGTGGTGGAGATTGACGCCTCCAATGCAAGGGATGTGGATCAGCTCTTGCGCAACGTGCTTGTTGCCTCGGAGAGATCGCTGCTTGCCTGGGGAAGCGAGAATCCATTCTGCTTTTTCGACAAGCAAATGGAGGAACAGATGTTCCGTGAGGAGGAGATCACCAGCGAACTGATGCATCTCGCCTCAGGAGAGGGCATGGGATCATTGTTTCTCCAATACCAGCCCATCTACGATCTGGCTACCGATTCCATCTGTGGCTTTGAGGCTCTTGCTCGACTGCGGACACCCAATCTCGGACTCATCTCTCCGGTCGAATTCATCCCCATCACCGAGAAGACCAAGCTCATCATTCCCTTGGGGGAAACCCTCATGCTCCAAGCCTTCCGATTCCTCAATCTGCTTCGCGGGCAAGGCAGCAACCACATCAGTGTTTCGGTCAATGTTTCGGCGATCCAGCTGCTCCGCCATGATTTCATCCCCTCGTTGCAGAGGATGATCAAGGCGATGCAGATCGATCCCCGGAATCTTATCCTGGAGATCACCGAATCGGTCTTCGCCTCCAACTACCAGGAGATCAATCGTCTCTTGGGGCAGTTGCAGAAGATCGGCATCAAGATTGCCATGGATGACTTTGGTACCGGCTACTCATCACTGGCCAGGGAGCGTGAACTGAACGTCAACTGCCTGAAGATCGACAAATTCTTCATCGACAAGCTGATGGTTCTCTCCGATGATGAGGCCATCAGCGGGGATATCATCTCCATGGCCCATAAGCTGGGCCATAGTGTGGTGGCAGAGGGAATTGAGCATGAGCGCCAACTTGCCTACCTCAGGCGGTTCCACTGCGACAAGATCCAGGGCTACCTGATATCCCGCCCCCTTGATGAGGAAGCAGCCCTGAAGCTGGCCAGGTCAGGTCAGGTTCCCAGTATCTGAGCAAGCTGGCTTCGGCTCTCCTCGGAGAAGGCTCCCTTCACGAACCCTTTGACTGTGCCATCCTGGGTGAGAACCACCAAAGTCGGTTGCCCATCGATGGTGATGCCGGCTTCCGAAGCGAACCGTTCTGCCTTGGACAGAAACAGCACCATGCCGAAGGATGGTTCAACCACTTGCTCATACTCTTTGGCAATGCCCTTGCGGATGGCTCCCCGTACGAAGAACGGGGCCCCATCGATGACCGCCACGTGGTAGATGGGTACCTCGCGCAACGGGCTTCCCGTCTCGACCAGTCGCTTTTGCCACTCGATGAATTCCACTTGCTGCTCTTCCCCGTTCTTTCGCGAGGAGCTGAGGGTGATGGCCACCACAATGGGCTCTGGGGAGAGCAGGTCATCGGGGAAAACGATCTCCTGATCGGCGAATGTCTTGCCTTCGACCGAAGGGAACGAGGCCCCACTGAGGGGAACCAGAGAGAGGCACACTGCCAAGCATACAGCCAACAGAAGGTGTTTCATGCTCCCAGTATAGGCCAGGATTTCCTTTCTGTGCACAGAATATGAAGAAAGACAGGTCTCTTGTGCCTAGCAGTCCTCTCTTGCGGCATAGTCGAGACGTATGAACCGTTTCTGGTTCGGCAGGGGGATGCTTTCCGAGTGGATGAGACGATACGCGCTCTTGGCCATTTCCAGTCCCAGGCCCTCGGCGGTGATGGGATGGAGGAGTGTCTCCAGGCAATCGAACGATGATCTCTGCGGTGATTCTGAGACAAAAGCCCCAGTCTCCTGCATCTGGATTACCATCGATACGAAGGTTGGGCGTGTTGCTTGCACTGTCTCAAGGAATGCTGCATAGCCGAGATACTCCACCACCAGGTCTGCGATGAGCAAGTCGCACCGAGCGAGCTCTTTTGCCTGCACAGTGACATCGAGGCAGAGCGGGACAAGGATGGTTTCCAGTTCAGGATGACGTCTTGCGGCCTGTTCGAGATAGGATGCATTGATATCCACCCCGTACAGCGTGGATATCTTTGCAGGATCGGCATGCTCAAGACCATTTCCGCCGGCAATGCCCAGCACGGTAACCGTTTTCGCCGGATACGTGTTCAACTGGTCCTTCATGCACGCGTTCAGTGTGTACAGTTGCCCGACCTGACTCTGGCTCATATGGGTTTCATAGACTGAGAGAGGGATCTCCAGCCAAGGATGGGATGTTCCTGTTCCTTCTTGCATGATGCCGATAATCATAGAGCATCAGCATAGCTTTGTCATGCCTGTTGCTGGGGAAGCACCTGTTTGAGGAAGGCGAGTGTGCGTTCCTCCTTTGGTGAGCTGAACATGGTCTCGGGACTTGCTTCCTCAAGGATGACCCCCTCATCCATGAAGATCACCCGGTCGGCAACTTCCTTTGCAAACCACATCTCATGGGTGACCACCAGCATGGTCATTCCTTTCTTGGCCAGGTCGGTCATGACCGAGAGCACTTCTCCCACCAACTCCGGGTCAAGTGCACTGGTAGGTTCATCAAAGAGCATGATCTTCGGTTCCATCGCAAGGGCACGTGCGATGGCCACCCGTTGCTTCTGTCCGCCGCTGAGCATGGCAGGATACACATCCGCCTTGTCCTGAAGCCCTACTTGGTCCAAGAGGTCGGATGCATACGAGCGGGCTTTCTGGGCTGGGATCTTCTTGACGTGCACCATGCCCTCCATCACATTCTGGATGACCGTCATGTGCGGAAACAGGTTGAAGTGCTGGAAGACCATACCCAGCTCCTGGCGGACTTTGTTCAGTTGCTTCTCGCCTTGCTTCACCCGCTTGCCATTGATGAAGATTCTCCCTTTCTGCGCTTTCTCCAGAAAGTTTACGCAGCGAAGCAAGGTGCTTTTCCCACTGCCGGAGGCGCCGATGATGACCACCACCTCCCCTCGCTTCACTTCCAGGTTGATGTCCTTCAGCACTTCCAGTTCGCCGAATCGCTTCACCAGATGCTCAATTTTCAGAATTGTCTCTTCAGTCTTTCTTGTTTTCTCAGTCACGGTCACTCACCTTCAGCCTTTGTTCGATCCGATGCATCACAAACGAGAGCACGCTGGTCATGATGAGGTACCAGATGCCGACGATGAGAAACATCTCCATGTACATGAATGAGGATGATC includes:
- a CDS encoding EAL domain-containing protein, with the protein product MKRTIVTVGVPPTELAQIRTFLDNGYACSSLGVDEYLHHLNTAVVAELTILDESVVTDELCPLLESLQTKKPVLVFGRTLSPACPAWWGRLAKPLRAKDLFFQLERLFGKPDLDLLEERLEEQTSLFNAIFWQAPMGITISHGKNPADGRISELFNVNPKFVEITGRDKEELKELGWASITHPDDLVKDMEYFTQLQEEKISSYSMEKRYLKPDGSYVWVDMVVAPLALANGHDYNHICLVQDITQRKGFEQSLKESERSKSVLLSHLPGMAYRCKHDRQWTMLFVSEGCRDLTGYEPESLVSNRDLSFNDLIVDSYQEVINREWERTLALHVPFRYEYEIITSSGERKWVWEMGQGVYDEHDQVQALEGIILDISDRKRIEHELTFINEHDGWTGLYNRTHLEAQLRADTERNVSLKRSLVTINISALHSSSLTYGHQYAQEILKRVAQSLETLCREGSTLCKTHEYRFTFYVKCLGNKDSIRLFCQEISSLLETLLAVEGIGWGIGVVEIDASNARDVDQLLRNVLVASERSLLAWGSENPFCFFDKQMEEQMFREEEITSELMHLASGEGMGSLFLQYQPIYDLATDSICGFEALARLRTPNLGLISPVEFIPITEKTKLIIPLGETLMLQAFRFLNLLRGQGSNHISVSVNVSAIQLLRHDFIPSLQRMIKAMQIDPRNLILEITESVFASNYQEINRLLGQLQKIGIKIAMDDFGTGYSSLARERELNVNCLKIDKFFIDKLMVLSDDEAISGDIISMAHKLGHSVVAEGIEHERQLAYLRRFHCDKIQGYLISRPLDEEAALKLARSGQVPSI
- a CDS encoding amino acid ABC transporter ATP-binding protein; amino-acid sequence: MLKIEHLVKRFGELEVLKDINLEVKRGEVVVIIGASGSGKSTLLRCVNFLEKAQKGRIFINGKRVKQGEKQLNKVRQELGMVFQHFNLFPHMTVIQNVMEGMVHVKKIPAQKARSYASDLLDQVGLQDKADVYPAMLSGGQKQRVAIARALAMEPKIMLFDEPTSALDPELVGEVLSVMTDLAKKGMTMLVVTHEMWFAKEVADRVIFMDEGVILEEASPETMFSSPKEERTLAFLKQVLPQQQA